One Cytophagia bacterium CHB2 DNA window includes the following coding sequences:
- a CDS encoding long-chain fatty acid--CoA ligase, producing the protein MMHKSIHELFHDISTKNANKVAYRYKREGQWRDVTWAENEARCQQISKSLMALQVKKGDKVNILSQTRLEWVQCDFGIANCGGVTVGIYPSNLAPDCAYIVNHSDAEIIFVENSDQLAKILAVRREIPRVRHLIIFDGQSDPANGVLSWEEFLQKGETITDAQFQERAAGCAPDDLASIVYTSGTTGVPKGAMLTHRNLVFTSDSASQCLNLKGEMTTLLFLPLAHVFARIVVYFCVRVAHTIAFAESIEKVAENLQEIKPDYIASVPRIYEKIYTKITSTVQQAGGIKEKLFNWALGVGTQVSQLQQRRQPIPAMLRWEHGLANKLVLHKIQGAFGGRLKWSVSGAAPLNKSIAEFFHACGVLILEGIGMTENTSFTNVNRYDNNKFGTVGQVGPGIEMKLAEDGEVMYRGPNVMKGYYKSPEATAEAIDDDGWQHTGDIGEIDAEGFLKITDRKKDLIITAGGKNVAPQRIERILRTSRYISQVVAVGDRQKFVTALVTLNLEYLEPWARAQGIDFKSSEDLAAHPKVQQLIESEVMDKNKQLASFESVKRVRIVPKDFTIAGGELTPTLKIKRKVVTEKYKKLLEEMYAE; encoded by the coding sequence ATGATGCACAAATCGATTCATGAGTTGTTCCACGACATCAGCACAAAAAATGCGAACAAAGTGGCTTATCGTTACAAACGTGAGGGCCAATGGCGCGACGTCACCTGGGCGGAAAACGAAGCGCGCTGCCAGCAGATTTCAAAAAGCTTGATGGCGTTGCAAGTCAAGAAGGGCGACAAAGTCAACATCCTGAGTCAAACCCGGCTGGAGTGGGTGCAATGCGATTTCGGCATTGCCAATTGCGGCGGCGTGACGGTGGGCATCTATCCGTCCAATCTCGCGCCGGACTGCGCCTACATCGTCAATCACAGCGATGCGGAGATCATTTTTGTGGAAAATAGCGATCAACTCGCGAAAATTCTAGCCGTGCGCCGGGAAATTCCGCGCGTGCGGCACCTCATCATTTTCGACGGCCAAAGTGATCCGGCCAACGGCGTGTTGAGCTGGGAAGAATTCCTGCAAAAAGGCGAGACGATTACCGACGCACAATTTCAAGAACGCGCGGCCGGCTGCGCGCCGGATGATTTGGCCTCGATCGTTTACACCTCCGGCACCACCGGCGTGCCCAAGGGCGCGATGCTCACGCACCGCAATTTGGTTTTTACCTCGGATTCCGCCAGCCAGTGTCTGAATTTGAAGGGCGAAATGACCACGCTGCTGTTTTTGCCGCTCGCGCATGTTTTCGCGCGCATCGTGGTTTATTTTTGCGTACGCGTGGCGCATACCATCGCATTCGCCGAAAGCATCGAAAAAGTGGCGGAAAACCTGCAAGAAATCAAACCGGATTACATTGCGAGTGTGCCGCGCATCTATGAAAAAATTTATACCAAAATCACCTCCACCGTGCAGCAAGCCGGCGGCATCAAGGAGAAATTATTCAACTGGGCTCTTGGCGTGGGCACCCAAGTCAGCCAGTTGCAACAACGTCGCCAGCCGATTCCCGCGATGTTGCGCTGGGAACATGGCCTGGCCAACAAGCTGGTGCTGCACAAAATCCAGGGCGCTTTTGGCGGGCGTTTGAAATGGTCGGTTTCGGGTGCGGCGCCGCTGAACAAAAGCATCGCCGAATTCTTTCACGCGTGCGGCGTGCTCATTCTCGAAGGCATCGGCATGACGGAGAATACCTCATTTACCAATGTCAATCGTTATGACAACAACAAATTCGGCACGGTCGGCCAGGTGGGGCCGGGCATTGAGATGAAACTGGCGGAAGACGGCGAGGTGATGTATCGCGGGCCTAATGTGATGAAAGGTTATTACAAAAGTCCTGAGGCCACGGCCGAGGCGATTGATGACGACGGGTGGCAGCACACCGGCGATATCGGAGAGATTGACGCGGAAGGTTTTCTGAAAATTACGGATCGCAAAAAAGATTTGATCATCACCGCCGGCGGCAAGAATGTCGCGCCGCAGCGCATCGAGCGCATTTTACGCACCTCGCGCTACATCAGCCAGGTGGTGGCGGTGGGCGATCGCCAGAAATTTGTCACCGCGCTGGTGACGCTGAATCTGGAATATCTTGAGCCGTGGGCGCGCGCGCAAGGCATCGATTTCAAAAGCAGCGAGGACTTGGCGGCGCATCCCAAAGTGCAGCAACTCATCGAATCGGAAGTAATGGACAAGAATAAGCAGCTTGCCTCATTCGAAAGCGTCAAGCGCGTGCGCATTGTGCCGAAAGATTTCACCATCGCCGGCGGCGAGCTGACGCCCACGCTCAAAATCAAGCGGAAAGTGGTGACGGAGAAATACAAGAAGCTGCTGGAAGAGATGTATGCGGAGTAG